In a single window of the Zea mays cultivar B73 chromosome 5, Zm-B73-REFERENCE-NAM-5.0, whole genome shotgun sequence genome:
- the LOC103627908 gene encoding protein ALP1-like: MSRPLFLRILQGLQQHDIYFTQRVDATGMPGLGPLQKVCAAMRILAYGLPSDAVDEYIQIGESTARECLHHFCRAIIDCFSAWYLRTPTQDDINRIMHNSESRGFPGMLGSIDCMHWEWRNCPTAWRGQFCGRNGRASMILEAVATYDLWIWHAFFGMPGTNNDVNVLHRSPVFDPITTGRMPPVNYTVNGNAYNFGYYLADGIYPNWPTFVKAIRHPYEEKKVYFTQMQESCRKDIERAFGVLQARWAVLRGPAYGWDRNRLTEIMTACIIMHNMIVEDEGPFAANIDFGDNSSRIDSSQIIAEGRAEWVINHFDLRRQDRSCSLQNDLVEHLWSRRGSM; the protein is encoded by the coding sequence ATGAGTAGGCCTTTGTTTCTCCGCATTCTGCAAGGTCTTCAACAACACGATATTTACTTTACACAAAGAGTTGACGCAACTGGTATGCCCGGACTAGGACCATTACAAAAAGTTTGTGCAGCCATGCGGATACTTGCTTATGGCTTACCTTCAGATGCGGTAGACGAGTATATTCAAATTGGGGAATCAACGGCTAGGGAATGCCTTCATCATTTTTGTCGCGCAATCATTGATTGTTTTAGTGCTTGGTATTTACGCACTCCAACTCAAGATGACATTAATCGCATCATGCATAATAGTGAGTCGCGGGGTTTTCCTGGCATGTTGGGATCCATCGATTGCATGCACTGGGAGTGGAGGAACTGTCCAACGGCATGGCGAGGTCAATTTTGTGGTCGAAATGGTAGGGCATCCATGATACTTGAAGCTGTTGCAACGTATGATCTATGGATTTGGCATGCATTTTTTGGCATGCCTGGGACAAACAATGACGTGAACGTGCTCCACCGTTCCCCCGTCTTTGACCCAATCACTACTGGTCGAATGCCCCCTGTCAATTACACAGTTAATGGTAATGCGTACAACTTCGGTTATTACCTCGCTGATGGTATTTACCCAAACTGGCCTACTTTTGTGAAAGCAATCCGACACCCATACGAGGAAAAGAAAGTCTACTTCACTCAGATGCAGGAAAGTTGCCGAAAGGATATTGAGCGTGCATTTGGAGTACTTCAAGCCCGGTGGGCGGTGCTCCGTGGACCAGCTTATGGTTGGGATCGTAATCGTTTGACAGAGATAATGACGGCTTGCATCATCATGCATAACATGATCGTTGAAGACGAAGGCCCATTTGCTGCAAACATTGATTTCGGAGACAACTCTTCAAGGATTGATTCATCTCAAATAATAGCGGAAGGCCGTGCCGAATGGGTTATTAACCACTTCGATCTACGTCGCCAAGATAGATCGTGCTCCCTTCAAAATGATCTTGTCGAGCACTTATGGAGTCGCCGTGGAAGTATGTAA